A genomic region of Mugil cephalus isolate CIBA_MC_2020 chromosome 5, CIBA_Mcephalus_1.1, whole genome shotgun sequence contains the following coding sequences:
- the LOC125007814 gene encoding MRN complex-interacting protein isoform X2, whose translation MAQEFHVVRCFSCQSFQVQQVKKVNRWSCKLCGEKQSLVKEYGRGSGADCRRHVQKLNAMRGAMMEEQERHTWSLWEAVEAEDQGDRPVAQPQVTQQQVTQQQVTRHQGTQHQGTQHQVSRWSKYLDPPEEEEEEEEPTQSDLIDRQHLHFNNIFERKRKRSEDQADAPEQIKTFNKEEDTTKFRPLLPVPSMFESGEDFCFDEDDFLTQHGSLD comes from the exons ATGGCTCAGGAGTTCCACGTCGTCAGGTGTTTCAGCTGCCAGAGCTTCCAGGTCCAACAG GTGAAGAAGGTCAACAGGTGGAGCTGTAAACTGTGTGGAGAGAAGCAGTCGCTGGTGAAG GAATATGGGCGGGGCTCCGGGGCCGACTGCAGGCGACACGTCCAGAAACTTAACGCCATGAGGGGAGCCAtgatggaggagcaggagcgCCACACCTGGTCGCTATG ggAGGCGGTGGAGGCAGAGGACCAGGGGGACAGACCG GTGGCCCAGCCCCAGGTGACTCAACAACAGGTGACTCAACAACAGGTGACTCGGCATCAAGGGACTCAGCATCAAGGGACTCAACATCAGGTGAGCCGATGGAGCAAATACTTGGAcccaccagaggaggaggaggaggaggaggagcccaCTCAGAGTGACTTGATTGACAGGCAGCATCTCCACTTCAACAACATATTCGAAAG gaagaggaagagatccGAGGACCAAGCCGACGCACCTGaacagataaaaacattcaacaaagaagaagacaccACCAAGTTCCGCCCTCTGCTGCCAGTGCCCAGCATGTTTGAGAGCGGCGAGGACTTCT
- the LOC125007814 gene encoding MRN complex-interacting protein isoform X1, producing MAQEFHVVRCFSCQSFQVQQVKKVNRWSCKLCGEKQSLVKEYGRGSGADCRRHVQKLNAMRGAMMEEQERHTWSLWEAVEAEDQGDRPQVAQPQVTQQQVTQQQVTRHQGTQHQGTQHQVSRWSKYLDPPEEEEEEEEPTQSDLIDRQHLHFNNIFERKRKRSEDQADAPEQIKTFNKEEDTTKFRPLLPVPSMFESGEDFCFDEDDFLTQHGSLD from the exons ATGGCTCAGGAGTTCCACGTCGTCAGGTGTTTCAGCTGCCAGAGCTTCCAGGTCCAACAG GTGAAGAAGGTCAACAGGTGGAGCTGTAAACTGTGTGGAGAGAAGCAGTCGCTGGTGAAG GAATATGGGCGGGGCTCCGGGGCCGACTGCAGGCGACACGTCCAGAAACTTAACGCCATGAGGGGAGCCAtgatggaggagcaggagcgCCACACCTGGTCGCTATG ggAGGCGGTGGAGGCAGAGGACCAGGGGGACAGACCG CAGGTGGCCCAGCCCCAGGTGACTCAACAACAGGTGACTCAACAACAGGTGACTCGGCATCAAGGGACTCAGCATCAAGGGACTCAACATCAGGTGAGCCGATGGAGCAAATACTTGGAcccaccagaggaggaggaggaggaggaggagcccaCTCAGAGTGACTTGATTGACAGGCAGCATCTCCACTTCAACAACATATTCGAAAG gaagaggaagagatccGAGGACCAAGCCGACGCACCTGaacagataaaaacattcaacaaagaagaagacaccACCAAGTTCCGCCCTCTGCTGCCAGTGCCCAGCATGTTTGAGAGCGGCGAGGACTTCT